The Streptomyces sp. NBC_00162 genome window below encodes:
- a CDS encoding dienelactone hydrolase family protein, which yields MNIMLFHSTYGLRPAVQEAADRLRAAGHQVHVPDLFEGRTFETVAEGLAHQDEVGRDELLKRAVLASAPYSDQGLVYAGFSFGGSIAQHLALADEKARGLLLLHGTADLEDEASVDELPVQLHVADPDPYEPHDWLTAWYLRMQRAGADVEVHSYPGAGHLFTDPGLDDYDAEASEKTWNVAIGFLDSL from the coding sequence ATGAACATCATGCTGTTCCATTCGACGTACGGGCTGCGGCCCGCGGTACAGGAGGCGGCCGACCGGCTGCGCGCGGCCGGTCACCAGGTGCACGTGCCGGACCTCTTCGAGGGGCGCACCTTCGAGACCGTCGCGGAGGGCCTGGCCCACCAGGACGAGGTAGGCCGTGACGAGCTGCTCAAGCGCGCGGTGCTGGCCTCGGCCCCTTACTCCGACCAGGGTCTGGTCTACGCCGGGTTCTCCTTCGGCGGCTCCATCGCGCAGCACCTGGCGCTGGCCGACGAGAAGGCGCGCGGGCTGCTGCTCCTGCACGGGACGGCGGACCTGGAGGACGAGGCCTCGGTGGACGAGCTGCCCGTGCAGCTGCACGTCGCGGACCCGGACCCCTACGAGCCGCACGACTGGCTGACGGCCTGGTACCTGCGGATGCAGCGGGCCGGGGCCGATGTGGAGGTCCACAGCTACCCGGGCGCCGGGCACCTGTTCACCGACCCGGGGCTGGACGACTACGACGCCGAGGCGTCCGAGAAGACCTGGAACGTCGCGATCGGTTTCCTCGACTCCCTGTAG
- a CDS encoding serine/threonine-protein kinase, which produces MSAPGDVIDGRFELIEKLGSGGMGTVWRALDRVLHRDVAVKEVRPPVGHEEGEASRQLRARVLREARAQARINHPNVVTIHHIVDEDPHPWLVMELLPGASLQHRLDRGPLAPAETARIGREVLAGLRAAHAAGIRHRDVKPANVLLRADGSAVLTDFGIAAIQDAPSLTPAGDIIGTPEYLAPERIRGEDLPASDLWSLGVMLYVCVEGVSPMRRATSLATLAAVLDATVPPAQRAGALGPVLADLLVRDPQARPTPEHLDARLAAVAFGDTAPPPTLADRVPPPPAPPAGGRFGPPPSLPRKPAPRG; this is translated from the coding sequence ATGAGCGCGCCGGGGGACGTGATCGACGGACGGTTCGAGCTGATTGAGAAGCTCGGCAGCGGGGGCATGGGCACGGTCTGGAGAGCGCTGGACCGTGTCCTGCACCGCGACGTGGCGGTCAAGGAGGTCCGGCCGCCCGTCGGTCACGAGGAGGGCGAGGCCTCGCGGCAGTTGCGCGCACGCGTACTGCGCGAGGCCCGCGCCCAGGCCCGGATCAACCACCCCAACGTGGTCACCATCCACCACATCGTGGACGAGGACCCGCACCCGTGGCTGGTGATGGAGCTGCTGCCCGGCGCATCCCTCCAGCACCGTCTGGACCGGGGCCCGCTGGCACCGGCCGAGACGGCCCGGATCGGCCGCGAGGTCCTCGCCGGACTCCGCGCGGCGCACGCCGCCGGGATCCGTCACCGGGACGTGAAACCCGCCAACGTCCTGCTGCGGGCGGACGGTTCCGCGGTCCTGACGGACTTCGGCATCGCCGCGATCCAGGACGCCCCCTCTCTGACACCGGCCGGGGACATCATCGGGACCCCCGAGTACCTGGCGCCCGAACGGATCCGGGGCGAGGATCTGCCCGCCTCCGACCTGTGGTCGCTCGGCGTGATGCTGTACGTGTGCGTCGAGGGGGTCAGCCCGATGCGGCGGGCCACCAGTCTGGCCACGCTGGCCGCCGTCCTGGACGCCACCGTCCCGCCCGCACAACGGGCCGGCGCCCTGGGCCCCGTACTGGCGGACCTGCTGGTCCGCGATCCGCAGGCCCGGCCCACCCCCGAGCACCTGGACGCACGGCTCGCGGCGGTCGCCTTCGGCGACACCGCCCCGCCGCCCACCCTGGCGGACCGGGTCCCGCCACCCCCGGCTCCGCCCGCCGGCGGCCGCTTCGGCCCGCCGCCGTCCCTGCCCCGGAAACCGGCACCCCGCGGCTGA